TGGCCCATTTGCTACGCAAAAATTTTAGATTCTGACCAAATTAATTACATGTTGTCAAACTTTTATGCATTATCAAGCTTAGAAGAACAGCTAAACCAAGGCCATCAATTCGTTGTGCTTTACGAAAACGATTTACCCGTCGGATTTGCATCCTACCAGCACAATGCCGATCAAACCAACCAAACCAAATTACATAAGTTGTATGTTAGTACTGATAAGCATAAAAAAGGATTGGGCCAAAAACTTATGAATTATGTGATTATGCAAGCTGCCATGGCCAAAAGTACAGCCGTATTTTTAAATGTAAACCGTTATAACGATGCCCTACATTTTTACACTAAAAATAACTTCGAAATTATAAAAGAAGAAGATATTGCTATCGGTAACGGTTATTTAATGGAAGATTATGTAATGCAAAAACAATTATAAGGGCGTTT
This genomic window from Flavobacterium agricola contains:
- a CDS encoding GNAT family N-acetyltransferase codes for the protein MNIQSITTSQLPIIKQLAYQIWPICYAKILDSDQINYMLSNFYALSSLEEQLNQGHQFVVLYENDLPVGFASYQHNADQTNQTKLHKLYVSTDKHKKGLGQKLMNYVIMQAAMAKSTAVFLNVNRYNDALHFYTKNNFEIIKEEDIAIGNGYLMEDYVMQKQL